The following coding sequences are from one Achromobacter sp. B7 window:
- a CDS encoding response regulator translates to MRILIIEDDPLIGDGLKSGLRLLGYAVDWFTNSRDGDHAMGVVHYDAVVLDLGLPGEDGVALLTRWRHAGRTLPVVILTAREAVESRIAGLDAGADDYLIKPIALDELAARLRAVTRRVAGKPEPVWRHGDLDYHPALHEVHWKGQKVDLTTREALLLELFLTHPNRVLTRDFIRDKLYDWEAELESNALEVFVHHLRKKIHPKIVRTVRGSGYALGKVDAES, encoded by the coding sequence ATGCGAATCCTCATCATTGAAGACGACCCGCTTATAGGCGACGGGCTGAAATCCGGACTACGGCTTCTGGGCTATGCCGTGGATTGGTTCACCAACAGCCGCGACGGCGACCACGCCATGGGCGTCGTGCATTACGACGCCGTGGTGCTGGACCTGGGACTGCCCGGCGAAGACGGGGTGGCGTTGCTGACCCGCTGGCGCCACGCCGGACGCACCCTGCCCGTGGTTATCCTGACCGCGCGCGAGGCCGTCGAAAGCCGCATCGCGGGGCTGGACGCCGGCGCTGACGACTACCTGATCAAACCCATTGCGCTGGACGAACTGGCCGCGCGCCTGCGGGCGGTGACACGGCGCGTGGCGGGCAAGCCGGAACCCGTATGGCGCCATGGCGACCTGGACTACCACCCTGCCCTGCACGAAGTGCACTGGAAGGGCCAAAAGGTTGACCTGACCACGCGCGAAGCCCTGCTGCTGGAGCTTTTCCTGACGCACCCGAATCGTGTGCTGACGCGTGACTTCATCCGCGACAAGCTCTACGACTGGGAGGCCGAACTGGAAAGCAACGCGCTGGAAGTCTTCGTGCATCACCTGCGCAAGAAAATCCATCCGAAGATCGTGCGTACCGTACGCGGGTCGGGCTATGCGCTGGGCAAGGTGGACGCCGAATCATGA
- a CDS encoding AMP-binding protein, producing the protein MNPHDFFSLLNEPARARLPALRTVAHAVDHAALLSRIEARAQVLAAHGARVVASLMDNGADWIVHDLACLKAGVVHVPLPLFFTPGQWRDTLNAAGVNVVVGPASIQPLLQAFGFEALESLPDTSVLFRRAVAAVALPARTAKITFTSGSTGSPKGVCLGAQEMLAVAASLAEATRPLGIVRHLSALPLPVLLENIAGVYSPLIEGAAVCVRPLNEVGLQGSSRFDPAVFHRALMDADAQSVIVLPQMLRAYAGWLHATATRAPAALRLMAVGGAAVGKGLLDAARALGLPAYEGYGLSEACSVQTLNLPGAKRNGSCGRPLPHAKVRVAPDGEIEIAGTHALGYLGELTAPREWLATGDLGHLDEAGFLHVQGRKKNVLITGFGRNVSPEWIELALGGQACIAQAVVLGEGQPELGAVIWPLGDVDDATLQAAIDRVNTTLPDYARIGRWVRARAEFSAASGLSTPNGRARRAAVAALHADLFSRTSAQPLA; encoded by the coding sequence ATGAACCCGCATGACTTTTTTTCCTTGTTGAACGAACCCGCGCGGGCCCGGCTTCCCGCCTTGCGGACGGTCGCGCATGCGGTGGACCATGCCGCGCTGCTCAGCCGCATCGAAGCCCGCGCCCAGGTGCTTGCGGCACATGGTGCGCGAGTCGTCGCGTCGTTGATGGATAACGGCGCCGACTGGATCGTGCATGACCTGGCCTGCCTGAAGGCGGGCGTGGTCCACGTGCCTTTGCCGCTGTTCTTCACGCCCGGTCAGTGGCGCGACACCTTGAACGCGGCGGGCGTCAACGTCGTCGTGGGTCCCGCGTCCATTCAGCCCTTGTTGCAGGCCTTCGGGTTCGAGGCCTTGGAATCGCTGCCGGACACGTCGGTGTTGTTCCGGCGTGCCGTGGCGGCGGTGGCGCTGCCCGCGCGGACCGCGAAGATCACCTTCACGTCAGGTTCGACCGGAAGCCCCAAAGGCGTGTGCCTGGGCGCGCAAGAGATGCTGGCCGTGGCGGCCAGCCTGGCCGAGGCCACCCGGCCGCTGGGAATCGTACGGCACCTGTCCGCGCTGCCGTTGCCGGTGCTGCTGGAGAATATTGCCGGCGTGTATTCACCGCTGATCGAGGGCGCCGCCGTGTGCGTGCGGCCCTTGAACGAGGTCGGCTTGCAGGGTTCGTCCCGCTTCGACCCGGCCGTGTTTCACCGCGCCCTGATGGACGCGGACGCCCAAAGCGTCATCGTGTTGCCGCAGATGCTACGCGCGTATGCGGGCTGGTTGCACGCGACAGCCACGCGCGCGCCTGCCGCATTGCGGCTGATGGCGGTGGGCGGCGCGGCGGTGGGCAAAGGGCTGCTGGACGCCGCACGCGCCCTGGGCTTGCCGGCATACGAAGGCTATGGCCTGTCCGAGGCGTGCTCCGTGCAGACCTTGAATCTGCCCGGGGCCAAGCGCAACGGTTCTTGTGGCCGGCCGCTGCCCCACGCGAAGGTACGCGTGGCGCCCGATGGCGAAATTGAAATCGCCGGCACGCACGCGCTGGGCTACCTGGGCGAGCTGACCGCGCCACGGGAGTGGCTGGCCACCGGCGATCTGGGGCATCTGGACGAAGCGGGCTTTCTGCATGTACAGGGGCGCAAGAAAAACGTGCTGATCACCGGCTTCGGACGCAACGTGTCGCCGGAGTGGATCGAGCTTGCACTGGGCGGGCAGGCGTGCATTGCGCAGGCTGTCGTGTTGGGCGAAGGCCAGCCCGAATTGGGCGCCGTGATCTGGCCGCTGGGCGACGTCGACGACGCCACCTTGCAGGCCGCCATCGACCGCGTCAACACCACGCTGCCTGACTATGCGCGCATCGGCCGCTGGGTGCGGGCGCGTGCCGAATTCAGCGCGGCCAGTGGCCTTAGCACGCCGAACGGACGCGCGCGCCGCGCCGCCGTGGCGGCCCTGCACGCCGATCTTTTTTCGCGGACCTCCGCACAACCCTTGGCTTGA
- a CDS encoding thermostable hemolysin produces MASRPASAVATLHVHAPEDPMRARVESYIRQRYQQRFGAQINDWLPTLVSVQSDGEILAAAGYRGAADPLFLERYLAAPIEKYLLDEGALVARGRIVEAGQFAAVRPGAGRLLVPLLARHLHQQGFDWAVSTLTRELHQLFVRMGLAHQPLCTATADHLSEHERADWGTYYAHGPQVFAGRLHAILARFPEQAA; encoded by the coding sequence ATGGCCTCGCGCCCCGCGTCCGCTGTCGCCACCTTGCACGTGCATGCGCCGGAAGATCCGATGCGGGCGCGCGTTGAATCGTATATCCGGCAACGTTATCAGCAACGGTTCGGGGCGCAGATCAATGATTGGTTGCCCACCCTGGTCAGCGTGCAGAGCGACGGGGAAATCCTGGCCGCCGCGGGCTATCGCGGCGCCGCCGATCCCTTGTTCCTGGAACGCTATCTGGCCGCACCGATAGAAAAATACCTGCTTGACGAGGGCGCTTTGGTCGCAAGAGGGCGCATCGTCGAAGCCGGCCAGTTCGCCGCCGTCCGTCCGGGCGCGGGGCGCTTGCTCGTGCCGCTGCTGGCCCGCCATCTGCATCAGCAAGGTTTCGATTGGGCCGTCAGCACGCTGACCCGCGAGCTGCATCAGCTGTTCGTGCGGATGGGCCTGGCGCATCAACCGCTGTGCACCGCCACGGCGGACCATCTCAGCGAGCACGAACGTGCCGACTGGGGCACCTATTACGCGCACGGCCCACAAGTGTTTGCCGGACGCCTGCACGCCATCCTGGCGCGCTTTCCGGAGCAGGCCGCATGA
- a CDS encoding putative Na+/H+ antiporter, with protein MTESALQIIAALVFALALVHTFSAPLFLRLAHRSKRHGGLLHLLGEVEVVFGFWAAILLVLMALAASGETALAYAESRNYTEPAFVFVVMVIAASLPVLTVVMRLVERVARLLPVRDQTAKAWLCLALVPLAGSLVTEPAAMTIAAMMLAPQVFHREMPERLKYLALGVLFVNISIGGTLTSYAAPPVLMVASTWGWDSAFMFSTFGWKAALAVLVNATLVTVLLRPYLRSGDVMAMKDSAVPMSPVVIIVHLFFLAAVVLSAHHPILFLALFLFFIGYTQAYKAHQSPLIIKEALLVGFFLAGLVVLGGMQQWWLQPIVSGLEPNVLFVGALALTAITDNAALTYLGSLIDGISSQAQYMLVAGAVAGGGLTVIANAPNPAGVALLRGSFANGAVSMPGLLAGALIPTLVSASFLFFL; from the coding sequence GTGACAGAGTCCGCACTGCAAATCATCGCCGCCCTTGTTTTCGCCCTTGCCCTGGTGCACACCTTTTCGGCGCCGCTGTTCCTGCGCCTGGCGCATCGCAGCAAGCGCCATGGCGGGCTGCTGCATCTGCTGGGTGAAGTCGAAGTGGTGTTCGGTTTCTGGGCGGCGATATTGCTGGTCTTGATGGCGTTGGCCGCGTCGGGCGAAACGGCGCTGGCGTATGCCGAATCGCGCAACTACACCGAGCCCGCCTTTGTTTTTGTGGTGATGGTCATCGCGGCATCCTTGCCGGTGCTGACGGTGGTGATGCGTCTGGTTGAACGCGTGGCCCGGCTGTTGCCGGTGCGCGACCAGACCGCCAAGGCCTGGTTGTGCCTGGCGCTGGTGCCCCTGGCAGGCTCGTTGGTGACCGAGCCGGCCGCCATGACGATTGCCGCCATGATGCTGGCGCCGCAGGTGTTTCATCGCGAGATGCCGGAACGCTTGAAGTACCTGGCGCTGGGCGTCTTGTTCGTCAACATTTCCATCGGTGGCACGCTGACGTCGTACGCCGCGCCGCCGGTGTTGATGGTGGCGTCCACCTGGGGTTGGGATAGCGCCTTCATGTTCAGCACGTTCGGCTGGAAGGCGGCGCTGGCCGTGCTGGTCAACGCCACGCTGGTGACGGTGTTGCTGCGGCCGTACCTGCGTTCGGGCGACGTGATGGCCATGAAGGACTCGGCCGTGCCGATGTCGCCCGTGGTCATCATCGTGCACCTGTTCTTCCTGGCCGCCGTCGTGCTCAGCGCGCATCACCCCATCCTGTTCCTGGCGCTGTTCCTGTTTTTCATCGGCTACACCCAGGCGTACAAAGCGCATCAAAGCCCGTTGATCATCAAAGAGGCGCTGCTGGTGGGCTTCTTCCTTGCGGGCCTGGTGGTGCTGGGCGGCATGCAGCAGTGGTGGCTGCAACCCATCGTCAGCGGGCTGGAGCCAAACGTGCTGTTCGTCGGCGCCCTGGCGCTGACGGCCATCACCGACAACGCCGCGCTGACCTACCTGGGTTCGCTGATCGACGGTATCTCCAGCCAGGCGCAGTACATGCTGGTGGCAGGCGCGGTGGCCGGTGGCGGGCTGACCGTCATCGCCAATGCGCCCAACCCGGCGGGCGTGGCGCTGCTGCGCGGCAGCTTCGCCAACGGCGCGGTCAGCATGCCGGGCTTGCTGGCTGGCGCGCTGATTCCTACGCTGGTGTCGGCGTCGTTTCTGTTTTTTTTGTGA
- a CDS encoding TenA family transcriptional regulator: MTFFEQLLDQTRQGRQALVATPIIQDCLRGDVSLPAYKAFLQEAYHHVTHTVPLMHALRARLPARLSWMQSAVDEYIEEETGHDEWILNDLRALGISADAVHAAGPGAATEIMVAYAYDTIARKNPISFFGMVHVLEGTSVALALNAADQIQSKLALPATAFSYLRSHGTLDQEHTAHFADLMNRLDSAADQAAVVHAANMFYHLYGAIFQALPRAASQGAGA; this comes from the coding sequence ATGACATTCTTCGAACAATTGCTGGATCAGACGCGGCAAGGCCGGCAGGCCCTGGTGGCCACTCCCATCATTCAGGACTGCCTGCGCGGCGATGTTTCCCTGCCCGCGTACAAGGCTTTCCTGCAAGAGGCCTACCACCACGTCACCCACACCGTGCCCTTGATGCATGCGTTGCGCGCGCGCCTGCCCGCGCGGCTGAGCTGGATGCAGAGCGCCGTCGACGAGTACATCGAAGAGGAAACGGGACACGACGAATGGATACTGAACGACCTGCGTGCGTTGGGAATAAGTGCGGACGCCGTCCATGCCGCCGGGCCGGGCGCGGCCACCGAGATCATGGTGGCCTACGCGTACGACACGATTGCACGCAAGAACCCGATAAGTTTCTTTGGCATGGTGCACGTGCTGGAAGGCACCAGCGTGGCGTTGGCCTTGAATGCCGCCGACCAGATCCAAAGCAAGCTGGCGCTGCCGGCGACTGCCTTTAGCTACCTGCGTTCCCATGGCACGCTGGACCAGGAGCACACCGCGCACTTTGCCGACCTGATGAATCGGCTCGACAGCGCCGCCGACCAGGCCGCGGTCGTCCATGCCGCCAATATGTTCTATCACCTGTACGGCGCGATCTTCCAGGCGTTGCCACGTGCCGCATCGCAAGGGGCGGGCGCATGA
- a CDS encoding ATP-binding protein has protein sequence MTLQRRLIVAVLLAAPFAWLVTIAGSYWRASHEINELYDTDMLRLAQQTIAVAGLIPESVTTVPLPAPAPSSADTGDAGLGDLSVAIWRGPHDARVLDPEAQQFPREEQREGFFNSVVNGVPWRLVYLSDAASNTRVAVGQRIGERDDLAIAYVASQILPWLLGLPVLIALLIFAVRRAIRPVRDLSAQLERRRPDDANPLPTANVPGELKVLVDAMNGLLARVGSLIEQERRLTADAAHELRTPLAAVRAQWDVAQRTEDPAERKQAQASVTRGIERLDRLVSQLLTMARLDSANHADFGGSVDWRIVAEQAVGDCLWIADRRDVEIAVEWPDGNVQPLPTAGDEGALTIMLKNLLDNAIRYGPRQSRVRLSFGSADITVDDEGTGIAPDVLPRLGDRFLRAAGHEEAGSGLGVSIARRIAHNHGLRIDFAMREATDGFGRGLRVSLRRGQ, from the coding sequence ATGACGCTGCAACGCAGGCTGATCGTCGCCGTGCTGCTGGCCGCTCCATTTGCGTGGCTGGTCACCATCGCCGGCTCCTACTGGCGTGCCTCGCATGAAATCAACGAGCTCTACGACACCGACATGCTGCGCCTGGCGCAGCAGACCATCGCCGTCGCCGGGTTGATCCCGGAGTCGGTCACCACGGTGCCGTTGCCCGCGCCCGCCCCATCGTCGGCCGACACCGGCGACGCAGGGCTGGGCGACCTGTCCGTGGCGATCTGGCGCGGCCCGCACGACGCCCGGGTGCTTGACCCCGAGGCGCAGCAGTTTCCGCGCGAAGAACAGCGCGAGGGTTTCTTCAACAGCGTCGTCAACGGCGTGCCGTGGCGCCTGGTCTACCTGAGCGACGCCGCCAGCAACACGCGCGTGGCCGTAGGCCAGCGCATCGGCGAACGCGATGACCTGGCCATCGCCTACGTGGCCAGCCAGATCCTGCCCTGGCTGCTCGGGCTTCCCGTGCTCATCGCTCTGCTGATATTCGCCGTACGCAGGGCCATCCGGCCGGTGCGCGACCTGTCGGCGCAACTGGAGCGCCGCCGCCCGGACGACGCCAACCCCTTGCCCACCGCCAACGTCCCGGGCGAATTGAAGGTACTGGTCGACGCCATGAACGGATTGTTGGCGCGCGTGGGCAGCCTGATCGAACAAGAGCGCCGCCTGACCGCCGACGCTGCCCACGAGCTGCGCACCCCCTTGGCGGCCGTGCGCGCGCAATGGGATGTCGCGCAGCGCACCGAAGACCCGGCCGAGCGCAAGCAGGCGCAAGCCAGTGTCACGCGCGGCATCGAAAGGCTGGACCGGCTGGTGTCGCAACTGCTGACGATGGCCCGGCTGGACAGCGCCAATCATGCGGACTTTGGCGGTTCGGTGGACTGGCGCATCGTGGCTGAACAAGCAGTGGGAGACTGCCTTTGGATCGCGGACCGGCGCGACGTCGAGATCGCCGTCGAATGGCCCGACGGTAACGTCCAGCCGCTACCCACCGCGGGCGACGAAGGCGCATTGACCATCATGCTGAAGAACCTTCTGGACAACGCCATTCGCTACGGCCCGCGCCAGTCGCGCGTGCGCTTGAGCTTCGGATCAGCCGACATCACCGTCGACGACGAAGGCACGGGCATCGCCCCTGACGTCCTGCCCCGGCTGGGCGACCGCTTCCTGCGGGCGGCGGGCCATGAAGAAGCCGGTAGCGGCCTGGGGGTGTCCATCGCCCGACGAATCGCCCACAACCATGGCCTGCGCATTGATTTTGCGATGCGCGAGGCTACCGACGGCTTCGGGCGCGGGCTACGCGTATCATTGCGGCGCGGGCAATAG